One Panulirus ornatus isolate Po-2019 chromosome 39, ASM3632096v1, whole genome shotgun sequence DNA segment encodes these proteins:
- the LOC139761195 gene encoding uncharacterized protein isoform X3: MIGSIMTILALLVISSQCPFMWVEGSGSCYYVAGHNASWQEGHSYCHSQSASLLHLHSTQQTLAILKLMLGRSWLGLRRGRGQEEWAWSTGAKLNYTRWQNPSDATNQRADLCAAMDETGEWLVLACHGEDQAYVICDFIPGYNPFVLVGPVVIFCGVVVLVLSIEVCIRRREFMEKNPEVMIAEEGEDDRQVDAGLINYGYGHFTSDDTAKTVTWPQVDASSPSKSQQVPSSSGILKVASPRESTDGGGSGGGGDGGDDSGPRVHIVPASLPVSPSLTGPPPEENSHSQEQLELLLSPKTLE, from the exons GTCAGTGCCCCTTCATGTGGGTGGAAGGGTCGGGGTCGTGTTACTACGTGGCGGGTCACAACGCCTCCTGGCAGGAGGGTCACAGTTACTGCCACAGCCAGAGtgcctcactcctccacctccactccacaCAGCAAACCCTCGCTATATTAA AGTTGATGCTGGGGCGGAGCTGGCTGGGTCTGCGGCGTGGGCGTGGCCAGGAGGAGTGGGCGTGGTCGACGGGCGCCAAGCTGAACTACACCAGATGGCAGAACCCGTCCGACGCCACCAATCAGAGAGCAGATCTGTGCGCTGCG ATGGACGAGACAGGGGAGTGGCTGGTGCTGGCCTGTCATGGTGAAGACCAGGCTTATGTTATCTGTGACTTCATACCAG GTTACAATCCTTTTGTGTTGGTTGGGCCTGTGGTGATCTTCTGTGGTGTTGTTGTCCTTGTTCTCAGCATCGAGGTCTGCATCAGGAGACGTGAGTTCATGGAGAAGAACCCAGAGGTTATGATAGCAGAGGAAGGAGAAGATGACCGACAG GTGGATGCTGGACTCATCAACTATGGCTATGGTCACTTCACTAGTGATGACACTGCCAAGACGGTGACCTGGCCCCAGGTAGATGCCTCGAGTCCCAGCAAGTCCCAGCAGGTGCCCAGCAGCTCTGGGATCCTGAAGGTGGCATCCCCAAGGGAatccactgatggtggtggtagtggcggtggtggtgatggtggtgacgacaGTGGCCCCAGAGTACACATAGTACCTGCATCACTACCGGTCTCGCCTTCCCTCACCGGCCCACCACCAGAGGAGAACTCACACTCGCAGGAGCAGCTGGAACTACTTCTCTCCCCAAAGACACTAGAGTGA